A window of Alkalispirochaeta americana contains these coding sequences:
- a CDS encoding metal ABC transporter ATP-binding protein, translating to MTAEGSSLLPALTITDLTVAYHETPVLWDLSLTVPAGSITGVVGPNGAGKSTLVKTIMGIVPAAGGDVRIFGSISDKARRRVGYVPQRASVDWDFPATVLDVVLMGCYGRLGWFRRPRKSDLERAREALDTLGLTDLEHRPISELSGGQQQRTFLARALLQNADLYLMDEPFQGVDATTERAIAMVMRRMQQEGKTLLVVHHNLQTVETYFDSLIMLNVRLIAHGPVAEVFTEQSLRATYGGGFP from the coding sequence ATGACTGCTGAAGGATCTTCCCTGCTGCCTGCCCTGACGATTACCGATCTCACCGTGGCCTACCACGAAACACCTGTGCTCTGGGATCTTTCCCTGACCGTTCCTGCCGGTTCAATCACCGGCGTGGTAGGCCCCAACGGGGCGGGGAAAAGCACACTGGTCAAGACAATTATGGGAATCGTTCCTGCAGCGGGCGGCGACGTTCGCATCTTTGGGAGCATCTCGGACAAAGCGCGCCGGCGCGTGGGATACGTGCCCCAGCGCGCCAGCGTGGACTGGGACTTTCCGGCAACGGTCCTGGATGTAGTCCTCATGGGTTGCTACGGGCGCCTGGGCTGGTTTCGCAGACCCCGAAAGAGCGATCTGGAACGAGCCCGGGAGGCGCTGGATACCCTGGGCCTGACAGACCTGGAGCATCGCCCTATCAGCGAACTCTCGGGAGGACAACAGCAGCGCACCTTCCTGGCCCGCGCCCTTCTACAGAATGCCGATCTCTACCTGATGGATGAGCCCTTTCAGGGTGTCGACGCCACCACAGAACGCGCTATTGCGATGGTAATGCGTCGGATGCAACAGGAGGGGAAGACGCTTCTGGTGGTACATCACAACCTTCAAACGGTAGAGACCTATTTTGATTCGCTGATCATGCTGAACGTACGGCTCATTGCCCACGGCCCTGTAGCCGAGGTCTTCACCGAGCAGAGTCTCCGCGCAACCTACGGAGGGGGCTTTCCCTGA
- the gpmA gene encoding 2,3-diphosphoglycerate-dependent phosphoglycerate mutase, whose protein sequence is MYKLVLLRHGESDWNKQNRFTGWTDVDLSEQGIQEAAEAGRLMKEEGFVFDIAYTSVLKRAINTLHLALNAMDQVWIPVEKSWRLNERHYGALQGLNKAETAEQHGEEKVKIWRRSYDTPPPALETSDERHPGHDPRYADLSEAELPRTECLKDTVERFLPLWHDTIAPTIRSGKRVVIAAHGNSLRALVKYLDNISDDEIIGLNIPTGSPLVYELDADLKPLRNYYLGDQEAIAAKANAVASQGKSG, encoded by the coding sequence ATGTACAAACTTGTCTTGTTGCGTCATGGCGAAAGTGACTGGAACAAACAGAACCGCTTTACCGGCTGGACCGATGTTGACCTTTCCGAACAGGGTATTCAGGAGGCCGCCGAGGCAGGTCGTCTGATGAAAGAAGAAGGCTTTGTCTTCGACATTGCCTACACCTCTGTTCTGAAGCGTGCCATTAATACCCTGCACCTGGCCCTGAACGCCATGGATCAGGTCTGGATACCTGTAGAGAAGAGCTGGCGCCTGAACGAGCGTCACTACGGCGCGCTTCAGGGGCTGAACAAGGCCGAGACGGCAGAGCAGCACGGCGAAGAAAAAGTGAAAATCTGGCGCCGCAGCTACGATACCCCGCCGCCGGCGCTGGAGACGTCCGATGAGCGCCATCCCGGCCATGATCCCCGCTACGCCGATCTGAGCGAGGCTGAACTGCCCCGGACGGAGTGCCTCAAAGATACGGTCGAGCGCTTTCTCCCGCTCTGGCACGATACGATTGCCCCTACAATCCGTTCCGGCAAGCGTGTGGTGATCGCTGCCCACGGCAACAGCCTGCGGGCGCTGGTGAAGTATCTTGACAACATCAGCGATGACGAGATCATTGGTCTGAACATTCCCACCGGGAGCCCCCTGGTGTACGAACTTGATGCAGACCTGAAACCTCTTCGCAACTATTACCTGGGCGATCAGGAGGCGATCGCAGCCAAGGCAAACGCCGTGGCGAGCCAGGGCAAGAGCGGCTGA
- the rnr gene encoding ribonuclease R yields the protein MNRTPRSPRRDSSATNPSRKNPPRKKPPRTEAPRRTKKSSHDGLTGKLSLTARGFGFVQPRTGPDILVPYDHLFVAASGDLVRVELFPETASDKPAGRIVEVLERSQEPLVGRVGRRGREVRFYPEGQRLSRALILETAALTRFEQNLPGGPLQEGDILRVQMTLWTDPQKHPLGEPLELVGRRDDSGIDLRLIALSRGLPLSFPEELLQEAEQMKIPPPRKALREKTRQDLRSLTCFTIDPATAKDFDDALSIHQREDGLFELGIHIADVSYFVEEGSALDAEARERATSVYLVNEVLPMLPEHLSNDLCSLVPGRPRLAFSVLVVLDSIGTVHDLTITESIIQSSRRFTYEEVEEILQGESDPLAPSLHILELLAQMLRRRRRDQGSVDMDLPATTITLDEDGVPLSILPVERLHAHRLVEECMLLANRMVAEFVLKEAARHRRPFLYRVHPQPKQSDVEQLLQLLEQLGIRYHLDDTVQPEDYRNILALIENLEFKDLVEKLALKSLPKAVYSTDNAGHFGLGFEAYTHFTSPIRRYPDLIIHRMLKRYIAPGRIALRRGVQDLLDHVASHSSERERNATEAERDYTRLKSLQYLNTKIGNVYSGVISGVTSFGLFVQLNRYLVEGLVHISSLGKERFELNTEGYRLESGTSGTVYTLGDRVRVKIVGVNPQERKADMELIQE from the coding sequence ATGAATAGAACTCCACGTTCCCCTCGCAGAGATTCCTCTGCTACGAACCCTTCCCGAAAAAATCCGCCCCGTAAGAAGCCACCCCGCACGGAAGCCCCCCGACGAACAAAAAAATCATCCCACGATGGCCTCACGGGAAAGCTTTCCCTCACAGCCCGGGGCTTTGGATTTGTCCAGCCCCGGACAGGGCCTGATATACTCGTTCCCTACGATCATCTTTTCGTCGCCGCCTCGGGCGATCTTGTCCGGGTAGAGCTCTTTCCCGAAACTGCGTCGGACAAACCCGCAGGTCGAATTGTGGAAGTCCTGGAACGCAGTCAGGAACCCCTGGTGGGGCGGGTGGGGCGGCGTGGCCGGGAAGTCCGTTTCTACCCCGAGGGACAGCGCCTGTCCCGCGCCCTGATTCTCGAGACCGCCGCACTGACCCGATTTGAGCAAAATCTTCCGGGTGGACCGCTTCAGGAAGGTGATATCCTCCGGGTGCAGATGACGCTCTGGACGGATCCTCAGAAGCACCCTTTGGGGGAGCCTCTGGAACTCGTGGGGCGCCGGGACGATTCCGGCATTGATCTGCGTTTGATCGCCCTGTCCCGGGGGTTGCCCCTGAGCTTCCCGGAAGAATTGCTCCAGGAGGCGGAGCAGATGAAGATTCCTCCTCCCCGAAAGGCCCTGCGGGAAAAAACCCGTCAGGATCTGCGGAGCCTTACCTGCTTCACGATCGACCCGGCAACAGCCAAGGATTTCGACGATGCGCTTTCGATTCACCAGCGCGAGGATGGCCTCTTCGAGCTGGGTATCCACATAGCCGATGTGAGCTACTTTGTTGAAGAGGGATCTGCCCTGGATGCGGAGGCCCGGGAACGGGCAACCTCGGTCTACCTGGTGAATGAAGTGCTCCCCATGCTTCCCGAGCATCTTTCAAACGATCTCTGCAGTCTTGTCCCGGGCAGACCCCGCCTTGCCTTCTCGGTGCTTGTCGTTCTGGACAGCATCGGTACCGTACACGATCTGACAATCACGGAAAGCATTATTCAGAGTTCCCGACGCTTTACCTATGAAGAAGTCGAAGAGATCCTTCAGGGAGAGTCGGACCCTCTGGCACCAAGCCTTCACATTCTGGAGCTTCTGGCCCAGATGCTCCGGCGGCGGCGACGGGATCAGGGAAGCGTTGATATGGACCTTCCTGCTACGACCATCACCCTGGACGAGGATGGCGTTCCGCTCTCAATTCTGCCTGTGGAACGGCTCCACGCACACCGCCTGGTAGAGGAGTGCATGCTTCTGGCAAACCGCATGGTGGCGGAGTTTGTTCTGAAAGAAGCAGCGCGTCACCGCCGGCCTTTTCTCTACCGGGTTCATCCTCAACCCAAGCAGAGCGATGTGGAACAACTTCTGCAACTCCTGGAACAACTGGGAATTCGCTATCACCTGGACGATACGGTTCAACCCGAGGATTACCGGAATATTCTGGCCCTGATCGAAAATCTTGAGTTCAAGGATCTTGTGGAGAAGCTCGCCCTGAAGTCGCTCCCCAAAGCGGTTTACAGCACCGATAATGCCGGGCACTTCGGGTTGGGGTTCGAGGCCTATACCCATTTCACCTCTCCCATCCGCCGGTATCCCGATCTGATAATTCACCGAATGCTCAAGCGCTATATTGCTCCCGGGCGTATCGCCCTGCGCCGGGGTGTTCAGGATCTGCTCGATCACGTAGCTTCCCACTCCTCGGAAAGGGAACGGAACGCCACCGAAGCGGAACGGGATTACACCCGGCTCAAGAGCCTCCAGTACCTGAACACGAAAATCGGGAACGTCTATTCCGGGGTCATTTCCGGGGTGACGTCCTTCGGACTCTTTGTTCAGCTGAACCGTTATCTGGTGGAAGGGCTGGTTCACATCTCTTCTTTGGGAAAGGAACGGTTCGAGCTCAACACCGAGGGCTATCGCCTTGAAAGCGGTACGTCCGGAACGGTCTACACCCTGGGCGACCGGGTGCGGGTGAAGATCGTGGGGGTAAATCCCCAGGAGCGAAAAGCCGACATGGAGCTCATTCAAGAGTAG
- a CDS encoding HAD family hydrolase yields the protein MQYFPGKKTPKALLFDIDNTLYRHAPYVAHQTDVLVARLARQRGQDEAGTRQLVEKTRREIASATGRTPSLATTFVELGVPIAESILWRRELLRPGDFLGPDPVLAGALRELGQRLPLGVVTNNPEETGWRTLKALGLEDLFPVLAGLDTRECSKPSWPIFQAALDQLGCSPAEVLLVGDRYDVDLEPVIRRGGSGLLLEKDADLTLFPRFLLDQTRPRGKKITLLGDTP from the coding sequence GTGCAGTATTTCCCCGGAAAAAAAACGCCGAAGGCGCTTCTCTTTGATATAGATAACACACTCTACCGGCATGCTCCCTATGTGGCGCATCAAACAGACGTGCTTGTTGCCCGCCTTGCCCGGCAGCGGGGACAGGACGAGGCCGGGACACGACAGCTGGTGGAGAAGACCCGGCGGGAGATCGCCAGCGCCACAGGACGAACCCCATCCCTGGCAACTACCTTTGTGGAGCTGGGGGTACCCATCGCCGAGAGCATTCTCTGGCGGAGGGAGCTTTTGCGGCCCGGAGATTTCCTGGGTCCCGATCCTGTCCTGGCCGGTGCACTTCGCGAGCTTGGCCAAAGGCTTCCCCTGGGGGTGGTGACCAACAACCCCGAAGAGACGGGGTGGCGCACCCTGAAAGCTCTTGGTCTGGAGGATCTCTTCCCGGTTCTGGCGGGGCTCGATACCAGAGAATGCTCCAAGCCGTCCTGGCCGATCTTTCAGGCAGCGCTTGATCAGCTGGGTTGTTCCCCTGCGGAGGTTCTCCTTGTGGGAGATCGCTACGACGTGGATCTGGAACCCGTTATTCGTCGTGGTGGCAGCGGGCTTCTACTGGAGAAAGACGCCGATTTAACGCTCTTTCCCCGATTTTTGCTGGACCAGACCCGGCCGCGAGGGAAGAAAATCACTCTTCTTGGCGATACCCCTTGA
- a CDS encoding superoxide dismutase: MAFETPALPYAYNALEPHIDEMTMKIHHDKHHVAYTTKLNAAVEGTDYASWSAEDLVTRLGELPENIRGAVRNNGGGHVNHNLFWTVLAPGAGGAPSGAVAGAITEAFGSFEAFREKFANAAATRFGSGWAWLVVNAAGALEVTSTPNQDSPLTEGKTPILGLDVWEHAYYLTYQNRRPDYIEAFFNVVNWDQVEKNYQAAR; encoded by the coding sequence ATGGCTTTTGAAACACCGGCGTTGCCCTACGCCTACAACGCACTGGAACCCCATATCGATGAGATGACCATGAAAATTCATCACGACAAGCACCACGTGGCGTATACCACCAAACTGAACGCGGCCGTGGAGGGCACAGACTATGCCTCCTGGAGCGCCGAGGATCTGGTAACCCGTCTCGGAGAGCTTCCCGAGAACATTCGTGGCGCTGTCCGGAATAACGGCGGCGGTCATGTAAACCACAATCTTTTCTGGACAGTTCTCGCTCCCGGGGCAGGTGGCGCGCCCTCCGGAGCCGTGGCCGGGGCGATCACCGAGGCCTTTGGCAGTTTTGAGGCCTTCCGGGAGAAGTTTGCCAACGCTGCGGCCACACGCTTTGGGAGCGGCTGGGCCTGGCTGGTAGTGAACGCAGCGGGAGCGCTTGAGGTTACAAGCACCCCGAACCAGGACAGCCCCCTCACGGAGGGCAAGACCCCCATCCTGGGGCTCGATGTCTGGGAGCACGCCTACTACCTCACGTATCAGAACCGTCGGCCCGATTATATCGAGGCCTTTTTCAACGTGGTCAACTGGGACCAGGTAGAGAAAAACTACCAGGCTGCACGCTAA
- a CDS encoding iron-sulfur cluster assembly scaffold protein: MSGRAGDKTWEELLLELVRRYYTPGGPAGAAPKVPPDPGYPEAVTEITVTNRSCGDSVTVCRGPGGQGGCGVQGLRIVARGCAVCKASAALAESTAALLSVQEIVSLCREMIARITAAREQESVALPGALSCTLPEDILRDLELLELVKNAPGRRRCATLSWEALAEAFAERESSDCVDTSQVIRYSEI; encoded by the coding sequence ATGAGCGGTCGTGCAGGGGATAAAACCTGGGAAGAACTCCTGCTGGAGCTGGTCAGGCGCTATTATACCCCCGGGGGGCCGGCAGGGGCTGCCCCGAAGGTCCCGCCAGACCCGGGGTATCCCGAAGCAGTCACGGAGATCACCGTGACAAACCGCAGCTGCGGTGATTCTGTTACCGTTTGCCGTGGCCCGGGAGGGCAGGGGGGCTGTGGAGTTCAGGGCCTTCGCATTGTGGCCCGGGGGTGCGCGGTATGCAAGGCTTCAGCGGCCCTGGCTGAATCGACGGCGGCACTCCTGTCGGTTCAGGAGATTGTATCGCTCTGCCGGGAGATGATCGCCCGAATCACAGCAGCCAGGGAGCAGGAGAGCGTCGCGTTGCCCGGCGCTCTGTCCTGCACTCTGCCCGAAGATATTCTGCGGGATCTTGAACTTCTGGAGCTTGTGAAGAACGCCCCGGGGCGTCGGCGGTGCGCAACCCTGAGCTGGGAGGCTCTCGCCGAGGCCTTCGCGGAGAGGGAATCCTCCGATTGCGTTGACACCAGCCAAGTCATTCGATACTCTGAGATCTAA
- a CDS encoding metal ABC transporter permease translates to MNFMVANVLIALVTALACALPGVFLVLRRLSLVAEGISHAVLPGLVAAFAVSAALDGAGMLPPALAPLLIILAPALIGVLLVFGVETLNKTGLLTSDASLGILFPALFSIGVILVSRRYSGIPLSEGSILMGDITFSALQQLQVGSLVLGPRALYRMGAILLLNALFILLFYKELKITTFDPLLATSLGIRPGKLHYAFTALVAITIVGAFETVGAILVVALLTAPAAAAYLISKTLPRMIFFSCLIAATGALGGLWIAWVLDSTTSGTMAMVMGLIFLGILTIAPRRGLVGRWLLVRRQRLRFAEQVLVAHLIHHARGERAAPACSTTGIGIHLQWSRAFANRVVARALLQGTITLDQGNLLPTEKGRTFHRSFSYQDSGRPSGRNSLP, encoded by the coding sequence ATGAACTTCATGGTTGCAAATGTCCTCATAGCCCTTGTTACCGCCCTGGCCTGCGCTCTGCCTGGTGTGTTCCTGGTCCTGCGACGCCTCTCACTGGTGGCCGAAGGAATCAGCCACGCCGTTCTGCCCGGCCTGGTAGCCGCCTTTGCCGTGTCAGCCGCCCTGGACGGAGCAGGCATGCTTCCCCCTGCTCTTGCGCCGCTCCTGATAATTCTGGCACCCGCCCTGATAGGAGTCCTTCTGGTCTTTGGCGTGGAAACCCTCAACAAGACAGGCCTTCTCACCAGCGACGCCTCCCTGGGGATACTCTTTCCCGCCCTTTTCAGTATCGGGGTGATCCTGGTAAGCCGCCGGTACTCAGGAATCCCCCTCAGTGAAGGCTCAATTCTCATGGGCGACATCACCTTCTCGGCACTCCAGCAACTCCAGGTGGGCAGCCTTGTTCTGGGCCCCCGGGCCCTCTACCGTATGGGAGCTATTCTGCTTCTGAACGCTCTCTTCATTCTGCTTTTTTACAAGGAGCTGAAGATCACCACCTTTGATCCCCTGCTGGCCACGTCGCTGGGAATCCGCCCGGGAAAACTCCACTACGCCTTTACCGCTCTGGTGGCGATCACCATTGTGGGGGCCTTTGAAACGGTTGGGGCCATCCTGGTGGTAGCCCTCCTGACGGCTCCCGCTGCAGCGGCCTATCTCATAAGCAAGACCCTTCCCCGAATGATCTTTTTCAGTTGTCTCATCGCCGCCACGGGAGCCCTGGGAGGGCTCTGGATCGCCTGGGTTCTCGACTCCACCACCTCGGGAACGATGGCCATGGTTATGGGTCTCATCTTTCTGGGCATTTTGACAATAGCTCCCCGACGGGGGCTGGTCGGCCGCTGGCTTCTGGTGCGTCGCCAGCGCCTGCGTTTCGCCGAGCAGGTTCTGGTGGCCCATCTGATACACCACGCCCGGGGCGAACGGGCCGCGCCAGCCTGTAGCACCACCGGCATCGGCATCCATCTCCAGTGGTCCCGGGCTTTTGCAAACCGCGTGGTGGCCCGGGCGCTTCTCCAGGGGACGATAACCCTGGACCAGGGAAACCTCCTGCCCACCGAAAAAGGCAGGACGTTTCATCGCTCCTTTTCCTATCAGGATTCCGGCCGACCCTCCGGCCGAAACTCCCTGCCATGA
- a CDS encoding aminotransferase class V-fold PLP-dependent enzyme, with product MTSTLDIQSIREDFPALATTMRGKDLIYFDNGATSLKPRPVLEALQGYYGDYSANIHRGVYEMSERATAAYDNARETIRRFLGVSPEQGEVIFTRGTTESINLVAYSWAVKFLKPGDEILLTAMEHHSNIVPWQYVAQRTGAVLRYIPMTPEGAFTDEALCGALGPRVRLVAITAMSNVTGYMPSLEGLVARARHQGARVLVDGAQYACHHAVNVTALDCDFFAFSGHKMCGPTGIGVLYAKRELLEEMDPFHYGGDMIQEVTLEGSTWAHLPEKFEAGTPHIAGAVGMAAAAEYLLEIGLEEIAAHEGDLLRYVTEATERLSYLRPFGPAALERRGGIFSFALEGVHPHDVGSLLDQQGIAVRTGFHCAQPLMAHFGVVGTVRASFYLYNTREEIDRFVAALERLYGILG from the coding sequence ATGACATCCACACTGGACATACAATCGATCAGAGAAGATTTCCCCGCCCTGGCCACGACCATGCGGGGCAAGGACCTGATCTATTTTGATAATGGAGCCACCTCCCTGAAGCCCCGGCCTGTTCTTGAGGCCCTCCAGGGATACTACGGGGACTATAGCGCCAACATTCATCGTGGCGTCTACGAGATGAGTGAGCGTGCAACCGCTGCCTACGACAACGCCCGGGAAACGATTCGCCGTTTCCTGGGGGTCTCGCCGGAGCAGGGTGAGGTCATTTTCACCAGGGGCACCACGGAATCGATCAATCTGGTAGCCTATTCCTGGGCCGTGAAGTTCCTCAAGCCTGGCGACGAGATACTGCTCACAGCCATGGAGCATCACTCCAACATTGTTCCCTGGCAGTACGTGGCGCAGCGGACGGGTGCGGTCCTGCGCTATATCCCCATGACTCCCGAGGGGGCTTTCACCGATGAGGCCCTCTGCGGGGCTTTGGGGCCTCGGGTTCGGCTCGTGGCAATCACGGCCATGTCCAACGTGACCGGGTATATGCCTTCCCTGGAGGGTCTTGTTGCCCGGGCTCGCCATCAGGGAGCGCGGGTTCTGGTGGACGGAGCCCAGTACGCCTGCCACCACGCCGTGAACGTCACCGCTTTGGACTGCGATTTCTTCGCCTTCTCGGGGCATAAAATGTGTGGCCCCACAGGAATCGGGGTGCTCTACGCAAAGCGGGAGCTCCTGGAAGAGATGGACCCCTTTCATTACGGGGGCGACATGATCCAGGAGGTGACTCTGGAAGGCTCCACCTGGGCACACCTGCCGGAGAAGTTCGAGGCAGGGACTCCTCACATCGCCGGTGCCGTGGGGATGGCCGCAGCGGCCGAGTATCTTCTGGAGATCGGTCTCGAGGAGATCGCCGCCCACGAAGGGGATCTCCTCCGGTATGTCACGGAGGCAACCGAAAGGCTTTCGTACCTGCGCCCCTTTGGCCCCGCCGCTCTCGAACGCCGGGGCGGGATTTTCTCCTTCGCTCTGGAAGGAGTCCACCCTCACGACGTAGGGAGCCTGCTGGACCAGCAGGGAATCGCCGTCAGAACAGGATTTCACTGTGCCCAGCCCCTGATGGCCCATTTTGGGGTGGTGGGAACGGTGCGGGCATCGTTCTATCTCTATAACACCAGGGAGGAGATCGATCGCTTTGTGGCCGCCCTGGAACGGCTCTACGGAATCCTGGGATAA
- a CDS encoding HPr family phosphocarrier protein, producing MECACRSLSRLCRYVISCRDVQGCVERAPLGIYIQETRRLEELLDAFGSRDNAFWAPFRSVSAAAKLVSDLLYKVLHLKYAAPFYSLFPLEDDFLVATDKAAHLLTEVLAEISEALLQLGEEKGLSLPDSAFDDFCSGRETPSFVLPKDRECRLNPEARRFVADLATAFLNQVESSGIIGSYEATRDCPLAETIPHLFSERQLRRSENEFHNLQAEYDTALAGTKTEQCDKGLPYLRGHATVIFHLLELATALSHYYERHVIFCAARGLPVRFLGEQRIQALLFDYALKFSVHYLGKARDLCRMLLQKYAEIGSVTVPVPVYRGFHVRPSSLVAKIVLHYGTEVTLELDGETCDASSAMDIIRFNENIYAVKRRRLAEEVTTIAERLGGDDLMPVFLSLLEEKKIVLYSGDLHLQDFPRVPGETIGEYANRGIARLLATGKIDIRSDIDVTVRGDVRVLEDIRTLAHHGYGEDSFGNNISLPASLIYLRR from the coding sequence GTGGAATGTGCCTGTCGCAGCCTGTCACGGCTGTGCCGGTATGTAATCTCCTGCCGCGACGTTCAGGGGTGCGTGGAACGGGCGCCCCTGGGAATCTATATACAGGAAACCCGGCGGCTTGAGGAGTTGCTCGACGCTTTCGGCTCCCGGGACAACGCCTTTTGGGCACCCTTCCGAAGCGTCTCGGCGGCAGCAAAACTGGTCTCGGATCTCCTCTACAAAGTCTTGCACCTTAAGTACGCAGCGCCCTTCTATTCACTCTTCCCCCTGGAGGATGATTTTCTGGTTGCTACTGACAAGGCGGCGCACCTTCTCACGGAGGTGCTCGCCGAGATTTCCGAGGCCCTGTTGCAGCTGGGGGAGGAAAAGGGGCTCTCCCTTCCCGATTCTGCCTTCGACGATTTCTGTTCGGGCCGCGAGACCCCTTCTTTTGTGCTTCCCAAGGACCGGGAGTGCCGTCTGAACCCGGAGGCTCGGCGGTTTGTTGCCGATCTTGCAACAGCTTTCCTGAACCAGGTAGAAAGCAGCGGGATTATCGGCTCCTACGAGGCAACCCGGGATTGTCCCCTGGCCGAGACGATTCCCCACCTCTTCTCGGAACGCCAGTTGAGGCGTTCCGAGAACGAGTTTCACAACCTTCAGGCGGAATACGATACCGCCCTGGCGGGGACCAAAACAGAGCAATGCGACAAGGGACTTCCCTACCTGAGGGGGCACGCCACGGTGATCTTCCATTTACTGGAGCTTGCCACGGCTCTGAGTCACTATTACGAGCGCCACGTGATCTTCTGTGCTGCCCGGGGCCTCCCCGTGCGGTTTCTCGGGGAGCAGCGCATCCAGGCCCTGCTTTTTGATTACGCCCTGAAGTTTTCAGTTCATTATTTGGGCAAGGCAAGAGATCTGTGCAGAATGCTCCTTCAGAAATACGCCGAGATAGGATCTGTCACTGTTCCCGTTCCTGTGTACCGCGGTTTTCACGTGCGGCCTTCATCGCTGGTGGCCAAGATCGTTCTTCATTACGGCACCGAGGTGACCCTGGAGCTCGATGGAGAAACCTGCGATGCCTCGTCGGCCATGGACATCATCCGGTTTAACGAGAATATCTACGCCGTGAAGCGTCGCCGCCTGGCCGAGGAGGTGACAACCATTGCAGAACGCCTGGGCGGAGACGATCTGATGCCGGTTTTTCTTTCGCTTCTGGAAGAGAAAAAAATTGTTCTCTACTCGGGAGATTTGCATCTTCAGGATTTTCCCCGGGTTCCCGGGGAGACCATCGGCGAGTACGCCAATCGGGGTATCGCCCGCTTGTTGGCCACGGGGAAAATAGACATCCGGTCCGATATCGATGTGACCGTTCGGGGAGACGTGCGGGTCCTGGAGGATATACGAACTCTGGCGCACCATGGCTACGGTGAGGATAGCTTTGGGAACAATATCTCCCTGCCTGCATCGCTGATCTATCTCAGGCGTTAG
- a CDS encoding metal ABC transporter permease: MYLDHTLLIVLSGSGLAGALAGAVGCFTYLRKEGLLGGIVAHSSLLGITGAFLLGSLLGGAGLAEQLILPGALLGGITSMIFVSLVTQATPVKPDTAMGVTVALFFGGGLFLLRILQSLALPGHRVLRDYLFGQAATITRQETLILLILTCLVATALFLFWKELKLHSFDPHFLVSSGYPSRVLNHLLILIVVIAVIAGLRTMGVILMVSLLVSPAAAARQWTKRLGTMMGLAALLGALAGVTGTLLSATARNIPTGPVIALAATVFALASILVAPRRGILARSIQQHRNRQHFSSSPGPDSPGRTRGHPERTPGARR, encoded by the coding sequence GTGTACCTGGATCACACCTTGCTGATCGTTCTCTCCGGCAGCGGCCTGGCGGGAGCCCTGGCGGGAGCAGTGGGGTGCTTTACCTACCTCAGAAAAGAGGGGCTCCTGGGGGGGATTGTGGCGCACTCTTCCCTTCTCGGCATAACCGGAGCGTTCCTCCTGGGATCGCTCCTGGGAGGAGCCGGGCTGGCAGAACAGCTTATCCTCCCGGGAGCCCTCCTGGGAGGGATCACCAGCATGATCTTTGTCTCCCTGGTAACTCAGGCTACGCCCGTCAAACCCGACACCGCCATGGGCGTCACGGTGGCGCTCTTCTTCGGCGGCGGTCTCTTTCTGTTACGGATACTTCAGTCGCTGGCACTCCCCGGCCACCGTGTTTTGAGGGATTATCTCTTCGGTCAGGCAGCAACCATAACCCGGCAGGAGACGCTGATCCTGCTCATCCTGACCTGTCTGGTTGCAACAGCCCTCTTCCTTTTCTGGAAAGAGCTGAAACTCCACAGCTTTGACCCACACTTCCTTGTCTCTTCGGGCTATCCCTCCCGGGTTCTGAATCATCTTCTCATTTTGATTGTCGTCATAGCCGTTATTGCCGGACTCCGGACCATGGGGGTAATCCTCATGGTGTCGCTTCTGGTAAGCCCTGCCGCCGCGGCCCGGCAGTGGACAAAACGGCTCGGTACCATGATGGGGCTTGCCGCACTTCTGGGGGCGCTTGCGGGAGTAACAGGAACCCTTCTGAGTGCTACGGCCCGAAATATTCCCACAGGTCCGGTGATAGCCCTGGCAGCAACGGTCTTCGCCCTGGCCTCCATTTTGGTTGCACCCCGCCGGGGCATCCTGGCCCGGTCCATCCAGCAGCACCGCAACCGCCAGCATTTTTCATCCTCCCCGGGACCGGATTCTCCGGGTCGAACCAGGGGGCATCCCGAAAGAACTCCCGGGGCGCGCCGATGA